A genomic region of Runella rosea contains the following coding sequences:
- a CDS encoding exodeoxyribonuclease III, with product MQILSYNVNGIRAAMRNGLVEWLSTKSFDVLCFQEVKATPDQVDLSGFEALGYQLIGWNAAQKKGYSGVAIFSRIPVDNCVIGCGIDLYDHEGRVIRADIGGLTLINAYFPSGTSGDERQGIKMQFLGDFHQWINTLKQTRPQLIVVGDYNIAHQEIDIHDPVRLKNTTGFLPEERAWMTQWFESGFTDAFRYTNPDLVEYSWWSYRAGARVNNKGWRIDYLSVTDNLRPHLLSCRQLPDAVHSDHCPVWLEINNDF from the coding sequence ATGCAAATTCTATCTTACAACGTCAACGGCATACGCGCCGCTATGCGCAACGGACTTGTTGAATGGCTTTCGACCAAGTCGTTTGATGTGCTCTGCTTTCAGGAGGTCAAAGCCACTCCCGACCAAGTCGATTTGTCAGGATTTGAGGCCTTGGGCTATCAGTTAATCGGCTGGAATGCCGCCCAAAAAAAAGGCTATAGCGGCGTGGCCATTTTTTCCAGAATTCCCGTAGACAATTGCGTAATTGGCTGCGGAATTGACCTTTATGACCACGAAGGCCGCGTAATTCGGGCCGACATCGGCGGCCTGACCCTCATAAACGCCTATTTTCCGTCAGGAACCAGCGGTGATGAACGTCAAGGCATAAAGATGCAGTTTCTCGGTGATTTTCATCAGTGGATAAACACCCTCAAGCAAACCCGCCCTCAACTGATTGTGGTAGGAGATTATAACATTGCCCATCAAGAAATTGACATCCATGACCCCGTCCGACTAAAAAACACGACGGGCTTCCTCCCCGAAGAACGCGCATGGATGACCCAATGGTTTGAAAGTGGTTTTACCGATGCATTTCGATACACAAATCCTGATTTGGTGGAATACAGTTGGTGGAGCTATCGGGCAGGTGCTCGGGTCAATAACAAAGGCTGGCGCATAGATTACCTCTCCGTCACCGACAACCTACGCCCGCATCTGCTTAGCTGCCGCCAGCTGCCAGATGCGGTCCACTCCGACCATTGCCCCGTTTGGCTCGAAATAAACAATGATTTTTGA
- a CDS encoding DUF2905 domain-containing protein translates to MNPAFGKYLIGIGLLIVVVGVIIYFFSDKLHWLGQLPGDIRIKREKFGFYFPIVTCIVLSVVLNLIIWLVRRFL, encoded by the coding sequence ATGAATCCTGCATTTGGCAAATATCTCATTGGCATTGGTCTCCTGATTGTGGTGGTTGGGGTAATTATCTATTTTTTTTCGGATAAGCTGCATTGGCTCGGCCAACTCCCCGGGGATATACGTATTAAGCGTGAAAAGTTTGGTTTTTACTTTCCCATCGTCACCTGTATTGTGTTGAGTGTGGTGCTCAATTTGATTATTTGGTTGGTACGGCGGTTTTTGTAA
- a CDS encoding tetratricopeptide repeat protein, with product MKHTPFIWVLLFLGQLAMAQKNKPVSETDAQKSQRFELESLLAEGMKYAAMEEYIRADSVFRTALKVDASVPALNYELARTLLKRERLDEAAIFSQKAAQLAPDNKFYAIQLAEIYTQQRKYPKAAEIYRNIIRQSSDNAEYGLELAAVYILDEKYEEALKSYDDVERALGVDEDLVHQKQRIYLKLDKPKKAVEEAQKLINAEPNEAQYVVELAQLLMMDKRPQDAKEQLEKALKINPDEANARMMLAEIYRQNGDSKAAEQQIGQMFNNPNADIDTKMQALVGLLREAKDEATRQDVLNRAAEIVKAHPKDMRAYVVYADLLAKADRKSEARDAYVKASRINSSMYEVWGAILQLDGDLNQIDSLLAHSEQALETFPNQGLFWYSNGSANLVKRNYQKAVDALEEAQKLTSENKELQGVIYAQLGDAYNGLGEHEKSDEAYEEALKIEPKNDHVQNNYSYFLSLRKAKLERAKEMAAQVVSRNPDNATYLDTYAWVLYVMKDYKGARVNLEKAIASGKGVSGTIIEHYGDVLYQLGEREKAVEQWKKAKTMGENTSQIDKKIATGQLIE from the coding sequence ATGAAACACACGCCCTTTATTTGGGTACTCTTATTTTTGGGTCAGCTCGCAATGGCCCAAAAGAATAAGCCTGTCAGCGAAACCGACGCCCAAAAATCACAACGATTTGAGTTAGAATCTTTGCTGGCCGAAGGCATGAAATATGCGGCCATGGAAGAATACATCAGGGCCGACAGCGTGTTTCGAACCGCGTTGAAAGTGGATGCCTCTGTTCCAGCGTTGAACTACGAGCTAGCGCGCACCCTACTCAAACGCGAACGTTTGGACGAAGCGGCTATTTTTTCACAAAAAGCGGCCCAACTTGCTCCCGACAATAAATTTTACGCCATCCAACTAGCTGAAATTTATACCCAACAACGCAAATACCCTAAAGCCGCCGAAATCTACCGCAACATTATCCGTCAAAGCTCCGACAACGCCGAATACGGCCTTGAATTAGCCGCCGTTTATATTCTGGATGAAAAATACGAAGAAGCCCTCAAATCTTACGACGACGTAGAACGGGCTTTGGGCGTGGACGAAGATTTGGTACATCAAAAACAACGCATTTACCTCAAACTCGATAAGCCCAAAAAAGCCGTCGAAGAAGCCCAAAAACTTATCAACGCCGAGCCGAACGAAGCCCAATATGTGGTAGAACTGGCACAGCTGTTGATGATGGACAAACGTCCTCAAGACGCCAAAGAACAGCTCGAAAAAGCGTTAAAAATCAACCCTGACGAAGCAAATGCTCGCATGATGTTGGCTGAAATCTATCGTCAAAACGGAGACAGCAAAGCCGCTGAGCAGCAAATCGGGCAGATGTTTAATAATCCCAATGCCGACATTGACACCAAAATGCAGGCGCTGGTCGGGCTCCTCCGCGAAGCAAAAGACGAGGCAACTCGCCAAGATGTGCTCAACCGAGCCGCCGAAATCGTGAAAGCTCACCCCAAAGACATGCGGGCCTATGTTGTCTACGCTGATTTATTGGCCAAAGCCGACCGCAAATCTGAAGCCCGCGATGCGTATGTCAAAGCCTCTCGCATCAATAGTTCGATGTACGAAGTTTGGGGTGCGATTTTACAATTAGATGGTGACCTCAACCAAATTGATAGCTTGTTGGCCCATTCAGAACAGGCGCTGGAAACCTTTCCCAACCAAGGGTTATTCTGGTATTCCAACGGCTCGGCTAATTTGGTCAAACGCAATTATCAAAAAGCTGTAGATGCCCTCGAAGAAGCCCAAAAATTAACTTCTGAAAACAAAGAACTGCAAGGCGTGATTTATGCGCAGCTTGGCGACGCATACAATGGCTTGGGCGAGCACGAAAAATCGGACGAAGCCTACGAAGAAGCCCTCAAAATAGAACCCAAAAACGACCACGTTCAAAATAATTATAGTTATTTTCTGTCATTACGGAAAGCCAAACTGGAGCGAGCCAAAGAAATGGCCGCGCAGGTAGTAAGCCGAAACCCCGACAACGCCACGTATTTGGATACCTATGCTTGGGTGCTCTACGTCATGAAAGACTACAAAGGAGCGCGGGTAAATTTGGAAAAAGCCATTGCTTCGGGCAAAGGGGTAAGTGGAACGATTATTGAACACTATGGCGACGTTCTTTACCAATTGGGGGAACGTGAAAAAGCAGTAGAACAGTGGAAAAAAGCCAAAACAATGGGAGAAAACACCTCCCAAATCGACAAAAAAATTGCAACAGGTCAATTGATTGAATAA
- a CDS encoding MFS transporter, which produces MKSSVRIQLMLMMFLQFFTWGSWYGQMSVYLGKQLNATGDQIGNAYLAFSIAMIISPFIGAVADRYFAAQKVLGALNMLGAGLLFVLSQINDAGTFFWVILAYCLCFAPCIALTTSISMRHIASPEKDFPTIRVMGTIAWIAVTNLVGFLNVGDQVTIFQISIVTSIILGLLAFTLPNTPPRATGPVNIGQIIGADAFSLFKDRSFVIFFIASVAICIPLSFYYAFANPSLRASGMEFVENKMSLGQVSEVVFMLLIPLAFSRLGVKWMLAVGLISWIVRFLFFGYGDADTSEWMLYAAILLHGVCFDFFFVTGQIYTDTKAGDRIKSQAQGLITLATYGLGMGIGSWIGGKVVAANTNAENITNWLSVWMVPAGIAAGVLVLFLIFFSEKSTKPATA; this is translated from the coding sequence ATGAAGTCTTCCGTCCGGATACAATTGATGTTAATGATGTTCCTCCAATTTTTTACGTGGGGATCTTGGTACGGCCAAATGAGTGTCTATCTCGGCAAACAACTCAACGCCACTGGCGACCAAATCGGGAATGCGTACCTCGCTTTCTCCATCGCCATGATTATTTCTCCCTTTATCGGAGCCGTGGCCGACCGTTATTTTGCCGCCCAAAAAGTGTTAGGAGCGCTCAACATGTTAGGTGCTGGATTGCTTTTTGTGCTGTCGCAAATCAACGATGCTGGCACTTTTTTCTGGGTTATTTTAGCGTATTGCTTGTGTTTTGCACCGTGTATTGCCCTCACTACGTCGATTTCCATGCGACACATTGCCTCTCCCGAAAAAGACTTTCCTACCATTCGTGTTATGGGAACCATTGCTTGGATTGCCGTCACCAATTTAGTGGGTTTTTTAAACGTTGGCGACCAAGTAACTATCTTTCAAATTTCGATTGTCACATCTATTATCTTAGGTTTACTTGCCTTCACCTTGCCTAATACGCCACCGCGCGCCACGGGTCCAGTGAACATAGGTCAAATCATCGGAGCCGATGCCTTCTCGTTGTTCAAAGACCGTTCATTCGTCATATTCTTTATTGCTTCGGTTGCTATTTGCATTCCATTGTCATTCTATTACGCATTTGCCAATCCGTCGTTACGCGCTTCAGGAATGGAATTCGTGGAAAACAAAATGTCACTGGGCCAAGTCTCTGAAGTAGTTTTTATGCTATTGATTCCATTGGCATTCAGCAGGCTAGGCGTTAAATGGATGTTGGCGGTTGGATTAATTTCGTGGATTGTTCGCTTCCTTTTCTTCGGTTATGGTGATGCTGATACCAGTGAATGGATGCTGTACGCCGCCATCTTATTACACGGCGTTTGCTTTGACTTTTTCTTTGTCACTGGACAAATATACACTGATACCAAAGCGGGCGACCGCATCAAATCGCAGGCGCAGGGCCTTATTACCTTGGCTACCTATGGCCTCGGCATGGGCATTGGCTCATGGATTGGTGGTAAAGTAGTAGCCGCCAATACCAACGCCGAAAACATCACCAACTGGCTGAGTGTATGGATGGTGCCTGCTGGCATTGCTGCGGGGGTATTGGTTCTCTTTTTGATATTCTTCAGCGAAAAATCGACCAAGCCTGCCACCGCTTAA